The Methanococcus voltae PS genomic interval TACATATCAATTAAATGATTTAAAAACACCTGTTAACAAAGACTTGATAATAGATGCTTTAAAATACTCTAAAATAAAATGCGAGTATTTAAAAAGTGAAAACGAGTTACTTGCAGAAATAACCGCTCCAGAATTAGATGATTTACTTAAAGAATTACAAGAAATCTATGTAGATTTATCTTATTACCCTATCGGTTCAAAACCGGTTAAAAATGCCGTAGTACTTGGAGTATACATCTCAGGTGTTGAAATGGAAGATATATTGGAATTGGGGCTTGAAAAAGGTTGTTTTAGAGAAGAAGATGATAGAATTGTGCTAAATATGGATATCAATAAAGTAAAAACTATATTATGCAATGAATTAAAGAATTAATGAATTAAAGAATTAAAATATTGATATAATTAAGATATAAATCCTGCAGATAACAAAATATATAAATAAAATATGGCCTATATACTTATAACTACCGAAATTATGAGTATGATAAATAATTATTTATTAAGTATAAAATGTAATTATTACAAGTATTATATTACAATTTTAAAATTTTTTATAATTACGCTATATAACCATAAACCATATTGGTGAAAACATGATTAAAATTATAAAGCAAACGGAAAACTACCTTGAATTTGAATTAAAAAACGAAGACCATTCGTTACCTAACATATTAAAAGATATAATGTTAGTAAAAGAAAATGTAATAATGGCTTCATACAACGTTGAGCACCCGGTTTTAGACCCTGAAAGTGGTAAATATATCTCAAACCCAGTTTTAGTTTTAAAAACTGCTGAAGGAACTAGTGCAGTTGAGATTTTAAAAGAAAGTTTAAGCGATTTAATCAAGTTATGTGATGAAGGATTAAAAAATTTATAATCCACGTATTTTAATACATA includes:
- a CDS encoding DUF2067 domain-containing protein; the protein is MKRVISVSGSEEETVEICEKVAKLGLECSFDSKVKSTDGSISSIMIKLYGNDRIKLKEDHKDILAIITDVKNKYNANKKGMFTYQLNDLKTPVNKDLIIDALKYSKIKCEYLKSENELLAEITAPELDDLLKELQEIYVDLSYYPIGSKPVKNAVVLGVYISGVEMEDILELGLEKGCFREEDDRIVLNMDINKVKTILCNELKN
- a CDS encoding DNA-directed RNA polymerase subunit L: MIKIIKQTENYLEFELKNEDHSLPNILKDIMLVKENVIMASYNVEHPVLDPESGKYISNPVLVLKTAEGTSAVEILKESLSDLIKLCDEGLKNL